CGGTTCGCAGAAGGCAATCCAACTCCTTAAACAAAAGCTGGCCATTAAAGCAAAAGTATTACGAGATGGAGAATGGGTAATGCAAGCGGCAGAAGAGATTGTGCCCGGAGATATCCTTGTAGTTAAGCTTGGAGATATAGTGCCTGCTGATGCCAAGATTGTAAGCGGCGATTTATCGGTTGATGAATCAGCCTTAACCGGAGAATCCTTCCCTAAAGATGCACATCCGTTAGACGTTATTTATTCAGGATCTGTAGTGAAGCGGGGGCAAGCCAGGTGCGCCGTGGTAAATACCGGGGCAAATACCTACTTTGGTAAAACAGCCGAACTAGTCAAAATAGCAAAACCCAAGTCGCATCAAGAGGAAGTTATGATGGCCGTAGTTAAATACATGATGTACCTGGGCATTGCCGCGTCAATCCTTGTTGCAATATACGCCTTATTCCTTCACTTAAGCGTCTTTTTGATACTAACCTTTGTTGTGATTTTTCTTATGGGGGCAGTCCCTGTGGCGCTTCCAGCAGTAATGACAATTGTTCAATCGGTAGGTGCGATGGAACTTAGTAAGAAGGGGGTGTTGGTAACCAGGCTTGATTCGATTGAAGATGCCGCTTCTATAGATGTGCTTTGTTTTGATAAGACAGGCACGGTAACGCAGAACAGATTATCAGTTATAGATAGCATAGTGTTTTCAGGATATCAAAAAGAGAATGTTATCAGATTAGCTGCTTTGGCATCCCGAGCAGAGGGGATGGACGTAATCGACCTTGCGGTTATTGAATATGCTAAAGACGCGCGGGTAGATTTAAATGCGTTTAAACAGATTTCGTACGCGCCTTTTAATCCGTCGCTCAAGAGAACAGAAGCGATTATCGAAAATAATGGAGCGCGTTTTAAGGCCATTAAGGGTGCCTCTCAGGCTGTCCTAGCTTTGTGCCGCGGAATTGGTCAAGAAACGATAGCTGGGGCTAATAAAACAATAAAGGAGTTTTCTCAAAAAGGATACAGGACGATTGCAGTTGCGCAGTCGCGCGGGGATGATCTAGAAAACTTTCAACTTGCAGGGCTGCTGGCATTAGCTGATCCTCTTCGGCCGGATTCAAAGAGCATGATCGAGGAAGCAAAAAAGCTGGGGATAAAGCCCATTATGCTGACCGGAGATAATATTGCCATAGCTCAAGAGATAGCCCGGCAGGTTGGCATTGGCAGTAAAATTATCAGGTTTTCTGATATTGCGGGCTTAAGTGAAGATACGCAGATAAGGTCTATTGAAGAAAGCGATGGGTTTGCCGAGATATATCCTGAGGATAAGTATAAAATAGTAAAATTGCTGCAATCAAGAAATCATATGGTAGGGATGACCGGAGACGGGGTGAATGATGCGCCGGCGCTAAAGCAGGCGGAGATGGGAATAGCGGTAAGAAGATCAACTGATGTGGCCAAAGCATCAGCAAGCGTAGTCTTAACTGAACCGGGAATAAGCGTAATAATTAATGCGATAGAGATAAGTAGAGAGATATACCAACGGATGCTGACATGGGTTATAAATAAAGTTACTAAGGTTATAGAATTTGTAGGGTTATTAACCGTAGGTTTCTTTTGGCTGCATAATATTGTGCTTTCACTTTTGGGAATGTCGCTACTTGTATTTGCCAATGATTTTGTAACCATGTCTCTGGCAACCGACAATGTAAAGTCCACAGATAATCCTAACAAGTGGAATGTAAAAAATATTACTGTGTTATCCATCATTCCGGGTATACTCTTAGTGGTGGAAGGCTTAATTATAATTCTGGTAGGGCTGAGATATTTTCATTTGGAATGGGAGAAGCTGCGTACTTTGGTAATGCTGAACCTTATATTTAATAGCCAATTTCGAGTATTGATTGTTAGGGAAAGGAGGCACTTTTGGGCATCTGTTCCCGGTAAAGCGTTGCTCATCTTCAGCCTATCGACCATAATAATATTCTTTCTGTTAGGTATTTACGGTATTTTTATTCCAGCTCTTACCGTAAAACAAATTCTTATTGTTCTGGGATTCTCGGCGTTATTCACTCTGGGTATTGATTTTCCTAAATACTATTTATTTAGGAGATTTGGGTTATAATTACATATATAAGGAACAGAAGGAAAGAGCCGTAAATGCCAAAGACTAAAATAATCTGCACTTTAGGGCCGGCTTCAAGCAAAGAAAATGTTTTGATCAAGATGATGGGCGCCGGTATGGCAGTGGCAAGGTTAAATTTCTCTCACTCTACCTCAAAGGTTCATTTAGCCCGGATACGGCTGATAAGGAAACTAAATAAAAAATATCGCCTAAATATCAAGATATTGGGGGATTTGGAGGGTTACCGCATAAGGGTGGGTAGATTAGAAGGAGGTCAGGCGATCAAGGTAAATAAAGGGCAGGTCGTTTGGTTGACACAAGAAAATACTTTAGGAAAAGGCAGCCTGATACCATTTGATTACAAAGGCCCTTTAAGCAAGATCTGCAAAGGCCAATACATTTATATTGATGATGGTAATATCGCCCTTATAGTTTTAGGGGGCCGGATAAATAGATTAAAGGCTAAAGTGGTTATTCCCGGGTTGATTAAAGAGCGCAAAGGCATAAATATGCCCGGAGTAAAAATGAGCTTTAAAGGATTGACAGCCAAAGACAAGGAGGATATCCGTTTTTGTTTAGAAAATAAAGTTGATTATCTAGCCCAGTCTTTTGTAAGGAGTAAGGACGATATCCTCGTTATTAGGGAATATCTTAAGGATTGTGCGTATAAATGCAAGATCATTGCAAAAATTGAGAACCGGGAAGGTATTAAAAATATTGCTGAAATAATCAAAGTCTGCGATGGAATTATGGTCGCCAGAGGCGATCTGGGCGTCTCCATTCCTATATATGAGGTGCCGATAGTGCAAAAAGAAATAATCAAAAAATGTAACCGGGCAAAAGAATTTGTCATTACCGCTACCCAGATGCTGGAGAGCATGACTGAAAACCGTATCCCTGAAAGGGCGGAGGTTTCAGACGTGGCTAACGCCATATTGGACGGTTCGGATTACCTGATGCTTTCCGCGGAGACTGCGGTTGGTTTATATCCTGCGGAATGCGTTGATATGATGAATAAAATAATTAAGTTTACGGAGAAGAACACCCCTGGCGATCTCCGTCTTACGAGACCGGGCAAGAGATAATATTTTATTCCTCGAAGAGTGGCCGTTGTTAAATTTTAGTTGACAAACCGCAAAAATAGTGTATACTTTTTGGCGTAGTGAGCAAGGGAGTAGAAGTCTTGAACCGTAAGGAGAAAGAATGACACACCTTACGGTTTTTTTATGGAAAGGAGGAAACAGAGAAAATGGCAAAGGGTAAAGTAAAGTGGTTTTCCAATCAAAAGGGATATGGTTTTATTACTCCTGAGAATGGCGCTGATGTATTCGTGCATCACACCGCGATCCAGGGTGAAGGCTATAAAACCTTAGAGGAGGGCCAGGATGTCGAATTCGAGATCGAAAAAGGTCCTAAAGGTGAACAAGCTACTAAAGTAGTGAAGTTATAACCTAATCAGGAAAACAAAAAAGGCCCGGCACAAAATGCTGGGCCTTTTTTGTTTAAAATCGTGGTAGAATAAAAGAGATGAAAAAATTTGCAGCGGTAGCCATGAGCGGCGGCGTGGATTCTTCGGTAGCCGCGGCTTTATTAAAAGAGCAAGGGTATGAGGTAGTCGGCCTGACGATGTGTTTTAACCTGGCGGAAAAGGACGGCAAGAAGCCCAGTTGCTGCGGTTTAACCGGAATTGAGGATGCCCGGCGGGTTTGTCAAAAGCTGGGAATCCGGCATTATGTTATCAATTTGGATAAAGATTTTTCCCGGGATGTAATCCAGAATTTTCACCAGGAATATTTAAACGGCAGGACCCCCAATCCCTGCGTTAGATGCAATCAGTTTATAAAATTCGGTATTTTACTTAAAAAGGCGCTTGGCCTGGGGGCCAAATTTTTAGCCACCGGACATTATGCCGGGATCGTAAAGTCAAAACAGGGATATCTGCTTAAAAAGGCCAGGGACATTAGAAAAGATCAATCCTATTTTTTATACCGCTTAAACCAGAAACAACTAAAACACATAATTTTCCCGTTGGGTAATTTTACCAAATCTAAAGTCAGGGAGCTGGCCAGGGATTTTGGACTAAAGGTAGCGGAAAAACAGGATAGCCAGGAGATTTGTTTTCTGCCGGACGGCAAACACGGGGATTTGATCAAGGCCAAAGGTTTAAACCGCGTTCAGCCGGGTGAATTGGCGGATAAAGAAGGCAATATCCTTGGGGTGCATCAAGGAATACCATTTTATACTATCGGCCAGCGCCATGGATTGGGAGTTGCCAAGGGATACCCGTTGTATGTAACGCGGATTAATGCCAGAGCCAACCGGATTACCGTAGGAAAACGGCAGGAGGCTTATAAAAGCGGATGCATTATAAAAGAAGTGAATTTTCTGGGTGAGCCTTTTAAAAAGAAGGTTGAGATAAAGGTAAGGATACGCTATAATCATAAAGAAATGCCGGCAGTTGTTTATCCGGATGCAAAAGCATTGAAGGTAATTTTTAAAGAGCCGCAGTTTGCGATAACACCCGGCCAATCCGCGGTCTTTTACGATAAAGATATAGTTTTAGGCGGAGGAATAATCCAAAAGGTTATTGATGAGAATGATCAAGGAAGATAAAGAATTAGTTGCCAAGATTAAAGAGTTAAAGAAAAAACGCAATGCCATAATCCTGGCGCATAACTACCAGTTGCCGGAAGTCCAGGATATCGCGGATTTCCGCGGGGATTCCCTTGAGCTTTCGCGGATGGCCGCCAAAACCGAAGCAAAAGTAATTGTTTTCTGCGGAGTTTATTTTATGGCCGAAACCGCTTCGATTCTTTCTCCGGATAAATTAGTAATTATGCCGGATGTATCCGCCGGATGCCCCATGGCCAATATGATGACTGCCGCTGACCTAAGGAAGCTAAAAGCCGAGCATCCCCGGGCAGTCGCCGTAGGTTACGTGAATACCTCGGCGCAGGTGAAAGCGGAACTGGATTATTGCTGCACTTCGACTAACGCGGTTGCGGTAATCAACTTTTTAAAGAATGAGAAAGAAATAATTTTTATCCCGGATAAATACCTGGCCGATTATGTTTCCAAAAAGAGCGGCAGAAAATTGATCACCTGGCACGGTTTTTGCCCGACGCATGTTAAGATATTGCCGGAGGATTTAAAAAGAGAGAAAAAATTTCACCCTAAGGCCAAGAGAATGGTGCATCCGGAGTGCCTGCCTTCCGTAGTTGCGCTGGCGGACGCGGTATTATCTACCAGCCAGATGGCTAAATATGCCAAGGAAAATCCGGCCAAAGAGTTTATCGTCGGTACGGAGGCCGGGTTAGTTTACCGCCTAAAGCAGGATAATCCGGATAAAGAGTTTTATTTAGCCAGCGAACGCGCGATGTGCCCGAACATGAAACGGACCACGCTGGAAAAAGTGCTCTGGGCTCTGGAGGATCTTAAAGAAGAGGTTAAGGTGCCGGAAAATATCAGGGCAAAAGCGTACCTGGCTATTGAACGTATGTTAAAGATTATTTAATGAATATCCCGATCGTCTTTGAAGATGATTGGCTACTGGTGGTTAATAAGCCTGCCGGCCTATTGAGTGTCCCAACACCTAAAAACGAATCGCGTACTTTGACCAGCATTTTAAACCAAGATGCCCAGGATCGAGGATTAAAGTATCGGCTTTATCCCTGCCACCGCCTTGATCGGGAAACCTCGGGGCTGCTGATTTATGCTAAAACCAAGGGCATTGAGTCAAAAATGGCGGATGCTTTCAGGAGCAGGCAGGTAAGTAAAAAATATATCGCTTTTGTGCATGGAAAATTGGCGCATCCGCAAGGCACTATCGCTTCGGCTATCGAGGCAAAGAGCGCGGTTACAAACTACGAGGTTATGCAGGAAAAAAATAATTACAGCGTAGTTGAGGTTTCTCCGGTTACCGGCAGGACTAATCAGGTCCGGATCCACTTCAAGCGTATCCAGCATCCCTTAGTCGGTGAAGATAAATTTATTTTTCGCAAGGATTTTGCTTTGCGGGCAAAGCGGGTTTGCTTGCATGCCGAATATTTAGAGTTCAAGCATCCTGTGACCGGTAAAACTGTGGCGGTCCAGGCGCCTCTGGCCGCAGATATGCAAAAGTTTTTGGAAGATCACTAATCTTAGGAGAACCCGATGCACATAGTGTCTGTTTTGATCTTTGGTATTGTCGAGGGGATTACGGAGTTCCTGCCTGTTTCTTCGACCGGCCACTTAATGCTAACCGCAAAACTTCTTCAGATCAGCCAATCGGAATTTATCAAAAGTTTTGAAATCTCTATCCAACTGGGTGCAATACTGGCAGTGGTTGTTTTGTATTGGGACAGGTTGATCAAGGGCTGGGAGATCTGGAAACGCTTATTGGTTGCTTTTTTGCCCGCGGCCCTGATTGGGGCCCTGTTTTATAAAATGATCAAAAGATATCTTTTGGGCAATAATGAAGTGGTGCTTTGGTCCTTGTTTATCGGCGGGTTATTTTTGATTGTCTTTGAATTGCTGCACCGCGAAAAAAAAGGCGCGGTTGAGGAATTGTCCGCTGTTTCTTATCCGCAGGCATTGGTTATTGGTTTGTTCCAATCGGTAGCGATGATTCCGGGAGTTTCCCGGGCCGCGGCTACGATTATCGGGGGCTTGGTGGTGGGGTTAAAAAGAAAAACTATCGTGGAGTTTTCATTCCTCCTGGCGGTTCCCACTATGCTGGCGGCAACGGCTTTGGATCTTTTTAAAAGCGCCCAGGTCTTTAAATCGGGCCAGTTTGTTTCTTTGGGGACAGGTTTTATTGTTTCATTTTTTGTGGCTCTTGCTGCGATTAAGTTTTTGCTCAGCTTTATCAAGCGCCACAGTTTTATTGCTTTCGGGGTATACCGCGTAATTATTGTTTTGGTGTTTTGGTTAATAGTGAAGTAAACGGAGGAACTGATATGAGTATTATAGTGTTGGGCACAGTGGCATTAGACAGCGTAAAAACTCCTTTTGGCAGGCGTAAAGAATTACTCGGAGGATCAGCGGCACATTTTTCCATGGCTGCCCGGCTTTTTACCAAAGTTAACCTGATCGCCATTGTGGGAAGTGATTTTCCAAAGGAACACATCGCTTTTTTAAGAAGCAAGGGGATTAATCTTAGTTCTTTGATCATGGAGGGCGGTAAAACCTTCAGGTGGGAAGGCGAATATAAAGGGGATTTAAATTCAGCCCTTACCATTAACACCGAGTTGGGCGTGCTTTCGGTATTTAAACCGCAGGTTTCTGAAGAGCAGCGTAAAATAGAAAACATATTCTTAGCCAACGTTGACCCGGATATTCAGGAGCACCTTTTGCGTAAGATGCATTCTCCGAAATTAGTCGGTTTAGACAGCATGAACTATTGGATTAATACTAAGCGCAGAGAACTGATCAAACTGCTTAAGCTTATAGATATTTACGTGGCTAATGACCAGGAGGCCAGGGATTTATCAGGAGAGAGTAATTTAATTAAGGCAGCCAAACGCCTCTCCTCTTTTGGTCCTAAAATGGTGCTGATTAAAAAAGGGGAGCATGGAGTTTTATTTTACAGCCGGTCTTTGCATGCTGCAAACGGGTTGGTTTTTTCTCTTCCGGCATATCCGGTTGAGAAGGTAATCGATCCTACGGGAGCAGGGGATACTTTTGCCGGAGGGTTCATGGGTTATCTGGCAAAGAGTGGTAAGATAAACTCTTCAGCAATAAAGAAGGCATTGGCTTACGGGACTGTGGCCGCTTCTTTTAACGTGGAAGATTTTGGTCTGTATCGGACAAGCAAACTGGTCCCGCAAGACCTACAAAGACGTCTAGTTAAATTTAAGAGCTGTTTTTTATTTTAATTTTACACCCCGCGCTTAGAGGAGTTGCGCGGGTGTGCCTTTGTGGGCAACACGCCGCGTTTATGAGGAATTACGCGGGTGTGGCCTTCTGGCCAAGGAGACAATGATGAAAGAGATCCGCGAAGAATTTTTGAGGTTTATCAAGTCCTACGGAGTGATCGGCGTGGCTATCGGTATTGTTATGGGCCAGGCGGTAGCCAAGGTTATTACGGTTATCGTCGAAGGCCTGGTTATGCCGGTCTTAGAAGTATTACTTCCCGGGAACAAATGGCAGGAAGCGGTTTTACATCTCTGGAGGATAAATATCAAGATTGGCTTGATTATCGCCGGGCTGATCGATTTTTTTATTATCTCGGTGGTAGTTTTCTTTTTGGTTAAATATATATTAAAGATCGAACCTGGTCATAAACATTAACACCCCGCGTTTATAAGGAATTACGCGGGTGTGCCCGTGTGGGCAAGGAGGACAATTATGTTGGCAGAAAAGATTTTCAACGATTATAAGGAGGCAATGAAAGCCCGCGACACTCTGAAGAGTTCGGTTTTAAGTTTTTTACGGGCAGATATGCTTAATTTGGCAACCGCCAAGAAAAAAGATAAGCTCGATGACGCCGAAATTATTACCGTAATCAAGAAACAAATAAAGCAGCGCCAGGATTCGATTGAACAGTTTACCAAGGGCGCAAGGCCGGAAGCTGCGGAAAAAGAGAAAAAAGAATCAGAGATTCTCAAAGGTTATTTACCCGCCCAGATGCCGGTTGAGGAAATTAAACGTTTGATTGAAGAAGCGGTTGCGGCAACCGGAGCAAGCGGCGCCAAAGATATGGGCCGGCTGATGAAGGAGCTGTCTGTAAAGATCGCCGGAGGGGCTGACGGGAAACTGGTCAGTGATTTGGTAAGGCAAAGGTTAAGTCCTCCTTCCTAAAAAGAAAGTTCAAATATGTTTTCTTCGTTACAGGTTAAATATTTTCGCATCTATTGGCTGGGCATGTTTGTGTCTTTGATCGGTACCTGGATACAAACCGTAGCTCAGAGCTGGCTGGTGTTTGAGTTAACCAACTCCGCGTTTCTTTTAGGGGTGGTTGGTTTCTTAAGTTCAATACCTATATTTGTGCTTTCTTTATTTGGAGGCGTGTTGGCTGACAGGGTAAATAAAAGAAATATACTGATTTTTACCCAAGTAACTTTTATGTTCCTGGCTTTTTTACTGGCAATCCTGACCCAATTCAAACTGATCACCCCTTTACAGATTATGTTCATTGCTTTGTTTAACGGGATCGTGATGGCTTTTGACGCTCCGGCCCGGCAGTCGATAGTGGTGGAGCTGGTCGGTAAAAAACATCTTTTTAACGCCATCGCCTTAAACTCGGTAGCTTTCAATTCTTCGCGGATTATCGGGCCGGCAATCGCCGGTGTATTGGTTTCGGTGATCGGGATGAGCGGGTGTTTTTATTTAAACGGAGTCAGCTTCCTGGCAGTCATTATCGCCCTCTTTTACATTAGATTGGGAACAGGCAAAGCGCGGAATAATAATTCAGCGATAAAAGATCTTAAAGAAGGTTTGATCTTTATCAGCCGCCACCCGCTTATTTTAGCTTTAGTGAGCATGGTGGGGGCGATGAGCCTTTTTGGTATTTCCTATGTTATCCTGATGCCGGTTTTTGTCAACCATGTGCTGGCCGCCGGAGTAAAGGGCTTGGGTATACTGATGTCCAGCACCGGACTTGGGGCCTTGATTGGAGCTTTAATTCTGGCCCGGTTGGGAGATTTTAAATATAAGGGAAGGCTGCTAATCGGCTCGGCGTTCTTATTTTCCTTGTCGCTGATCATTTTTTCATTATCTAAAAATTACGCTTTGGCCGTTTTCTCTTTGATCCTTATAGGATGCACAAGCGTTATTCCAATTGCCCTGATCAATACTTTATTGCAAATTAACGTGCCGGATGAATTTCGCGGCAGGGTAATGAGCCTTTTTATGATTACTTTCGCCGGGATTATGCCTTTTGGAAATTTGATTTCCGGAGGCCTGGCGCAAACATTGGGGGTATCGGCGGCTCTTTTTTTCTGCGGCCTGACTTGTCTGGCATTATTTACGTTGATTAACTTTGTATTTTCAGGATTAAGAGATTTATAGTAGTTTTGCGCCTTAAAATAAAGGGACCGTTTCTATTTTTTCTTTGTTCCTATTTTTAAAAAATAAAAACGGTTCCTGGTTTCACTCAAATTTCAGTTGATTTATTTATATATTTTGTTAAAATTAGTGTTGGTAACAACCCGCGCTTAAAGGTATTGCGCGGGTGTGCCCTTGTGGGCAAGGAGGTGAATTAAATTCCCGCAATTTGATAATAATAAAACGTCATAATAACAAATTTTAATAAATTATAGAGAGGAGAGTAAGTATGAAGAGGTTATTAAGTTTAGGGGTAGTGGTTTTGATGTTGGCGGGATTATCCGGTTGCGGTAAGAAACAAGAAGCAGAGGAGTTGCAGCCCATTACCATGGAGTCCCTGAGTACGCCCAGCAGCCCGGCCGCGGCTATGCCGGACATAAAGGCCCAAGAGTCCAAAATTTTAACTGCTCCGGCAGTTACCCAAGCCAAAGAAGTTGTACCTGTACCGCCGCAGGGGCCTTATAAGCCTACGGGCATCGAAATCCAGACTGCTTTAAAGAACGCCGGTTTCTACACCGGCAATATCGACGGAAAAATCGGCCCGAAGAGCAAGAAGGCGATCGAAGATTTTCAAACCGCAAATGGCCTCAAAGCTGATGGCAAGGTGGGCACCAAGACCTGGGAAGCCCTGAGTAAGCATCTGAGCGCTGAAGCCGCTCCGGTTAAGCATAAGCGGTAACGGAAATTTTTAAATTTGTTTCAAAAGAAGATCCCAATGTAAAATATTGGGATTTTCTTTTTTACAGTGGTATAATGTAAACCTATATGAAGAAATTTCCGCAAAATTTCCTTTGGGGCGCCGCAACTTCAGCGCATCAGGTTGAAGGCCAAAACATTCATAATGATTGGTGGCTGGCTGAGCAGAGCCTCTGCTTAAAAGAAGCTTCGGGCAGCGCCTGCCGGCATTATGAACTTTACGCGCAGGATTTCGACATCGCCAGAGAGCTTAACCATAATTGCCATCGTTTTTCCATAGAGTGGAGCCGCATTGAGCCGCAGGAAGGAAAATTTGACTCCTCGGAAATCGAACATTACCGTAAAGTTATTTCCGAATTAAAGAGCCGGGGAATTGAACCGGTGGTTACCCTGCATCATTTTACCAACCCGATCTGGTTTAGCCAAAAAGGCGGCTGGACCAAAGCTGGCCTCCAGAAATATTTTTTGCGTTTTGTCGATAAAATAGTCAAAGAGTTTGCCGGCCAGGTAAAATTTTGGATAACCATAAATGAACCTCTGATTTATTCATCGCATTCCTATCTATTGGGTGTCTGGCCTCCCAAGGAGTGTTCGCTGTTTAAGGCTGCCAAAGTAACCTTTAATATGGCCGGCGCCCATATAAAAGCTTACCGTCTTATCCATAAAATTTACCGGGAAAAGTCTTTAGCCAGGCCCATGGTGAGTATCGCGGCTAATTTGCAGGCATTTGAGATTTGCCAGCCGACATTAAAAAATAAATTGGCCCTGTATTTACGGCATAAATTATATAACTTGTATTTCATCGAGAAGCTTTTACGTAAAAAGGCCTTAGATTTTATCGGGATAAATTATTACGGCAGGAACCTGGCGGATGTGCGTAACTGGAAAATAAGGAGTTTATTGCTGGATACCTGCAGTTATAACCATCATCCTTTGCGTAAAAATTCTTTAGGTTGGGATATTTACCCGCAGGGGCTCTACAAGCTTTTAATGGCCCTGAAGAGGTATAATCTTCCAATTATGATTACCGAAAACGGCATCTGTACTGAAGATGATGATTTGAGATGGGACTATATCCGGGAGCATCTGGAGCAGATACATCAGGCTATTGATCAGGGGGCCAAGGTTTTAGGTTATATTTACTGGTCACTGATCGACAATTTTGAATGGGATAAAGGGTTTAGCCCGCGTTTTGGCTTGGTAGCTGTGGATTATCAAAATCAAAAACGCACAATTAAGACAAGCGCCAGAAAACTTGCGCAGGTGGCCCAAAGCAATGAAATTTAAATGGAACCCAAAGACAAAGAATTTATCATAAAAGAATTGCCGTTTTTTGCCGGCCTGAGCAAGGCGGAACTGGCGATAATTTACGCCAAGAGCCGGATTGTTGAATACCGCAAAGGCCAGATTATTTATGAAGAGGGTTCGGCTCCGAGCGCTTTTTATTGCATTATCTGCGGCCGGGTGCAGATTTATGCCAAAGATAAAGACGGGAAACAATCGATCTTGGAGTATTTGCACCGCGGTAAATATTTCGGCATTATTTCCCTGCTGACCAACGAAACGCATTCGGTGACCAGTGCTGCCATCAATGATTGCTCGATATTGGTAATCAATAAAGACGATTTTAATTCTGTGTTAGAGGGTATTCCGCGCCTGGCTATTGACCTAAGCCGCACATTAAGCCGCCGCCTTAAGCGCAAAGATATCCATCAGAAAAAAATCTTTGAGAGCACGGTTATTTCGGTTTTTAGTTCCTACGCGCAGGCAGGCAAAACTATCTACGCTTTAAATCTTGGTTTAAGCCTTAACCGTGAAACCCATAAGTCTGTAATCATTTTAGACATTTTATCTAAAGAAAAGATCCACACTTTACCGGACAAGCTGGAAATCCAGCAGCCGCCTATTTTTGACCTATCTTCCAGCGAAGAAATTTATACCCTGCCAAAAGATTTTGTTTTAAAAAGCAGCTTTGGCATCGACTTGTTTTGTTTCTACTACCAGGAAGATAATGAAGCCTGCCTTAAGCGGTTGATTGAGATATTAAGTATTTTGGTTAATGATTATCATTATATTCTTTTAGACCTGCCTGCGGCGATGGACCGTTCGATTATCAGTATGCTGAACCAATCGGACTTAATCCACATCTTAAGCAGCCCGGACCCGGTGGATTTAAAGCGTACCAATAATCTCATCAGCCGGCTTAAGACAGATTTTAATTTTGATCCGCAGAAGATCAAGACCATTGTTAATGAATATAAATTAGCCCGGATCCATTATAGCGATCAGCTGGAAATCCTGGGGCAGGATATTTTTGCTACCATTCCTAAAATAGAATTTGATTCCCCGGCCCGCCTGATTATCGATGAGCCTGATTGTGAATATTCCAAGGCAGTCAGGCGGATTGCCCGCCATTTGGGAGATTGTCTTGTGGGCTTGGTCCTGGGGGTAGGGGTGGGGTATGGTTTTTGCCATGTAGGAGTATTAAAGGTCCTTGAAGAAGAGAAGATCCCAATTGATGTGATTGCCGGTTCCAGTATCGGCGCCCTTATCGCCAGCCTTTGGGCCATCGGAAACAATAGCCGGGAGATCCTGGAGATTACCCGTGAGTTCAGAGAGCCCAAACATATCTGGGGATTAGTCGATATAACTTTTCCGCGGCTGGGCTTTCTCAAAGGCAATAAATTATACCGTTTCCTGAAGAAACATCTGGGGGATAAAACTTTTTATGATGTGAAACTCCCTTTAAAAGTAATCGCCAGCGATGTTCACCGGAAGGAGCCCAAAATTTTAGACAAAGGGCCGCTGGTTGATGCTATAATGGCAAGTTGTTCGATGCCCGGGGTATTTACCCCTTTTAAATTCAGGGAAGAAATACTTTTTGACGGCGGAGTGACCTATCCTTTGCCTACCGAGCCGCTGATGCAGATGGGGGTAAAAAAGATTATTGCGGTAAACGT
The nucleotide sequence above comes from Candidatus Omnitrophota bacterium. Encoded proteins:
- a CDS encoding glycoside hydrolase family 1 protein; the protein is MKKFPQNFLWGAATSAHQVEGQNIHNDWWLAEQSLCLKEASGSACRHYELYAQDFDIARELNHNCHRFSIEWSRIEPQEGKFDSSEIEHYRKVISELKSRGIEPVVTLHHFTNPIWFSQKGGWTKAGLQKYFLRFVDKIVKEFAGQVKFWITINEPLIYSSHSYLLGVWPPKECSLFKAAKVTFNMAGAHIKAYRLIHKIYREKSLARPMVSIAANLQAFEICQPTLKNKLALYLRHKLYNLYFIEKLLRKKALDFIGINYYGRNLADVRNWKIRSLLLDTCSYNHHPLRKNSLGWDIYPQGLYKLLMALKRYNLPIMITENGICTEDDDLRWDYIREHLEQIHQAIDQGAKVLGYIYWSLIDNFEWDKGFSPRFGLVAVDYQNQKRTIKTSARKLAQVAQSNEI
- a CDS encoding patatin-like phospholipase family protein yields the protein MEPKDKEFIIKELPFFAGLSKAELAIIYAKSRIVEYRKGQIIYEEGSAPSAFYCIICGRVQIYAKDKDGKQSILEYLHRGKYFGIISLLTNETHSVTSAAINDCSILVINKDDFNSVLEGIPRLAIDLSRTLSRRLKRKDIHQKKIFESTVISVFSSYAQAGKTIYALNLGLSLNRETHKSVIILDILSKEKIHTLPDKLEIQQPPIFDLSSSEEIYTLPKDFVLKSSFGIDLFCFYYQEDNEACLKRLIEILSILVNDYHYILLDLPAAMDRSIISMLNQSDLIHILSSPDPVDLKRTNNLISRLKTDFNFDPQKIKTIVNEYKLARIHYSDQLEILGQDIFATIPKIEFDSPARLIIDEPDCEYSKAVRRIARHLGDCLVGLVLGVGVGYGFCHVGVLKVLEEEKIPIDVIAGSSIGALIASLWAIGNNSREILEITREFREPKHIWGLVDITFPRLGFLKGNKLYRFLKKHLGDKTFYDVKLPLKVIASDVHRKEPKILDKGPLVDAIMASCSMPGVFTPFKFREEILFDGGVTYPLPTEPLMQMGVKKIIAVNVTPSREDILKQLKKLKEEVASGNAVENKRPGFLARLKRFFSLNIVDIIFSSVEVLQSEVARREGELADIVLHPDTAGLFWLELHRADEFAKRGEEEARKHLNEIRQLINE